From the Helicobacter mustelae genome, the window TTTTTGAGTGATTCACAACCCCATCCACTTAATTACAAACACAGAAAATGGAGCACCCAGGAATAGCTTAAAACAGCGAATTTAAGGGATTAGCAAACAAAATTGAGTTGTGGCATTAGGTAATAATGTGCAGGGAATCTAAGTCAAAGGATTGTCTTGCTTGACTTCATTTGCAAACTCACTTTAATATGCGGTTTTGCATATGGGCAGTGAGCATAAAACAAAGAGAGCGCAGAGAAACTTGAAGTGCCAGGGTATTTCCTAGACGCAGCCAGCGGGATTTCACATCAGCAGGATTGCTAGAAATAAATGAAATATTCCAAAGCAGAAAAATCCTCTAAACCCATGGGATGAAAAACATAAAAAAATGAGCAAAAAACTCACAGAGCAGCGATGGAACAAAAATAAGGATGCTTAGGACCAAAGGGGTGAATTTGAGTTTTCCAATCAGAAAAAAGCAGCGTGAATGAAAAAGAAGAAAGCCTATATTTACAATATCTCTTAAAAGAAAAGAGCCTTGTCGCACTCATAGGGGAAGAAGCAATAAAAAACTGCTTTGAATACAGTTACTACACCAAAATACAAATGAAAAATTTAGAGAAATGAGAAATTAAGGAAACTTAAGGGGATAGAACTTTTTGCTTTTTGTCATGATTAAGAGGCCAAGAGCGAGTCTTGGCTCTTGATGCTAGATTTTGAAGGGATTTTCTACCACATGCTTTCTATCCACGATATAAGGAATCAAAGCCATGTGTCTTGCTCTCTTGATTGCTACCTCCACGCGCTCCTGCCATTTTTTGGTATTGCCTGTCAATCTTCTTGGCATAATCTTGTATCGCTCAGACAAAGAATGCTTGAGCATCTCCACATCTTTGTAATCGATAAATTCAATCTTTGCCTCTGTGTATTTGCAGTATCTTTTTGAATATTTTTTTCTTTCCATTTCTTCTCCTTAAAAGGGTATTTCATCTTCATTAATGTCAATTTCTGGAACATTATGCGAGTAATTTTTTTGGCTTGTGTTGCTAGCAGGACTTACCTGGGGATTGGCGCGCGGGCTAGGATAATTCTCATAGCCAGAGCCATAATTGACATTTTGGCCAGTTCCATCCTCTTCTGTGAGATTGCCTCCCTTGGAATCAAGCATACTCATGCTCTCAGCAGTGATGGTGTGCTTGCTTTTCTTCACACCCATTTGATCTATCCAGGTTTCATAAGTCAATCTCCCCTCAATCAACACCTTGCTACCTTTGCGCAAATATTGATTGGCAATCTCTGCAGTCCTGCCAAATAGCTTCACGTCCACGAAACAAGGGTCATCTGCGATGCTTCCATCTTGCTTTTTGT encodes:
- a CDS encoding single-stranded DNA-binding protein translates to MFNKVILVGNLTRDVELRYLPSGIAVATIGLASNRRYKKQDGSIADDPCFVDVKLFGRTAEIANQYLRKGSKVLIEGRLTYETWIDQMGVKKSKHTITAESMSMLDSKGGNLTEEDGTGQNVNYGSGYENYPSPRANPQVSPASNTSQKNYSHNVPEIDINEDEIPF
- the rpsR gene encoding 30S ribosomal protein S18, yielding MERKKYSKRYCKYTEAKIEFIDYKDVEMLKHSLSERYKIMPRRLTGNTKKWQERVEVAIKRARHMALIPYIVDRKHVVENPFKI